In Oncorhynchus tshawytscha isolate Ot180627B linkage group LG06, Otsh_v2.0, whole genome shotgun sequence, the following are encoded in one genomic region:
- the stpg4 gene encoding protein STPG4, which produces MGTLKDTPIPGSYHIRDFIEEAGLNPVHRTYGFKGTGRDTKMQMRKGDLLLPGAYCFTDSTQEALQCQASYSFKSCPRPKNYTLGICDKEIDLSPCHYNVTQKPVPKIPCKHVMFRSAVQRASFLPREGPAPGHYNIKTGPTIGVTSCFRSTVPRLHSVRSVSDELTHTHTRTPGPGTYEPSWQMGHRLGTEANMGRAHGLFFRNVF; this is translated from the exons ATGGGTACTTTGAAA GATACGCCCATCCCTGGGAGTTACCACATCCGGGACTTCATTGAGGAGGCTGGTCTGAACCCGGTCCATAGGACGTATGGCTTTAAGGGTACGGGGAGAGACACCAAGATGCAGATGCGTAAAGGGGACTTACTGCTGCCGGGAGCCTATTGCTTCACTGATTCCACCCAGGAGGCCCTCCAATGCCAGGCCTCCTACTCCTTTAAGAGCTGCCCCCGCCCAAAAAACTACACTCTGGGTATCTGCGACAAG GAAATAGACCTTTCACCATGCCACTACAATGTGACCCAGAAACCAGTGCCCAAGATACCCTGCAA ACACGTGATGTTTCGTTCGGCAGTGCAGCGTGCCAGCTTTCTGCCT AGAGAGGGCCCTGCTCCTGGACATTACAACATAAAGACGGGCCCGACCATAGGAGTCACGTCCTGTTTCAGATCCACTGTGCCCCGTCTTCACAGTGTGCGCTCGGTGAGTGACgagctcacgcacacacacaca AGGACTCCAGGACCGGGGACTTATGAGCCGTCCTGGCAGATGGGTCACCGTCTGGGGACGGAGGCCAACATGGGCAGGGCCCACGGTCTCTTCTTCCGCAATGTCTTCTAG